In a genomic window of Akkermansiaceae bacterium:
- a CDS encoding efflux RND transporter permease subunit, giving the protein MFTHLIRFCLANRLLVFLFTALIAIAGIWAGSRVPVDAFPDTTPIQVQINTVAPSLNGEEIEQQITLPVELEISGLPGLVSVRSVSKFGLSQVVATFDDDTEITTARQYISERLLTVELPDGVGTPQMGPISTGLGEIFHYVIRSNDGSRSLEQLRTIHDWIIKPELRKVPGVAEVNSWGGLEKQYHVVVDPELLVKFNLSLSDVVEALEKNNRNVGGGRVTVSGQDLLVHGIGRVTSIPEIERIQVASSDGTPIRVSDIAQVRIGSELRRGAVTADGQGEVVLGLAFMLMGENAQEVTQALKVRLEEIRPSLPDGVDVQIVYDRTELTDSVLDTVTHNLVGGAILVTLTLLILLGNVRAGLLVAVCIPLAMLFAVLGMNYFAITASLLSLGAIDFGLIVDGSVVMTEANLRGLAERTRQAGRKLTIAERFDCILESSRSVARPILFGMGIIAVVFLPILTLEGTEGKMFRPMAMTFILALIGALVIAIVISPVLGHLFLPRKFKDKEGWFSRKLTGGYSAILGMVLKIRWIVLAVVLALLVVTGYVSTRLGGEFIPRLSEGAVVANTIRLAGTSIDTSTDYNTRIEKLLKESFPDEIRHVWSRIGTAEIATDPMGTELTDIFLSLTPREQWTRAETQDELVAKMQKTVSTLPGVNILFTQPIEMRLNEMESGVRSDVGILIYGDSFETLTRLSDEIQKVLVDIDGQADVSTDQISGQPGLRIELQPEKMARLGISASEILPYIEAIGVLRVGEIYEGQRQFPLGIVLPEKYRTNIESVRNLVIPTADGIRVPLSEVADIVEAPGAATINREWGRRLIRVQSNVDGRDVVSFVEEAKRKIAEEIDLPEGYVIEWGGQFENLERAHTRLSLVVPLTMILVFVLLYLSLRNLKDVALIYLGIPFALVGGVLSLWLRDIPFSVSAAIGFIALFGIAVLNGQILIEAIRSNLQDASDAVTAVKEAATQRLRPVLATAITDAIGFLPMAISTGVGSEVQKPLATVVIGGVITSTALTLVVLPILYLMVNRKRQNASTLEATPAQ; this is encoded by the coding sequence ATGTTCACACACCTCATACGTTTCTGTCTGGCCAACCGCCTGTTGGTATTTCTATTCACCGCTCTGATCGCAATCGCCGGGATCTGGGCGGGATCGCGTGTACCCGTTGATGCCTTTCCGGATACCACTCCGATCCAGGTTCAGATCAATACCGTCGCTCCGTCTCTCAATGGCGAAGAGATCGAGCAACAGATCACTCTACCCGTTGAACTGGAAATTTCCGGCCTTCCCGGACTCGTCAGTGTTCGCTCAGTATCCAAATTCGGATTATCCCAAGTTGTCGCCACCTTTGATGACGATACGGAGATCACCACCGCCCGACAGTATATTTCTGAAAGGCTCCTCACTGTCGAGCTGCCCGATGGAGTTGGTACACCGCAGATGGGACCGATCTCGACTGGGCTCGGTGAAATCTTCCACTACGTGATCCGCAGTAACGATGGCAGCCGCAGTCTTGAACAACTGCGAACCATCCATGACTGGATCATCAAGCCCGAGCTTCGCAAAGTCCCCGGCGTTGCAGAAGTAAACTCTTGGGGAGGCCTCGAAAAACAATACCACGTCGTTGTCGATCCAGAGCTGCTGGTGAAATTCAACTTGTCCCTCTCTGATGTCGTCGAAGCTTTGGAAAAAAATAACCGCAACGTGGGCGGAGGCCGGGTCACCGTCAGCGGTCAGGATTTGCTGGTCCACGGCATTGGACGCGTTACTTCCATTCCGGAAATCGAGCGTATTCAGGTCGCCTCCAGCGATGGCACTCCGATTCGTGTTTCGGACATCGCGCAAGTCCGCATCGGCAGCGAGTTGCGCCGTGGCGCGGTCACCGCCGATGGACAGGGCGAGGTCGTCCTCGGCCTCGCCTTCATGCTGATGGGTGAGAACGCCCAGGAAGTCACCCAGGCACTCAAAGTCCGCTTGGAGGAAATCCGACCGTCACTCCCGGATGGAGTGGATGTCCAAATCGTATATGACCGAACCGAACTGACCGATTCGGTGCTCGATACCGTGACTCACAACCTCGTCGGAGGCGCGATACTCGTCACCCTCACCCTATTGATCCTTCTTGGAAACGTCCGCGCCGGCCTGCTGGTCGCCGTCTGCATCCCGCTTGCCATGTTGTTCGCTGTGCTGGGAATGAACTATTTTGCCATCACCGCCAGCCTATTGAGCCTCGGCGCCATCGACTTCGGACTCATCGTTGATGGCTCGGTGGTCATGACGGAAGCCAACCTGCGTGGACTCGCCGAACGCACCCGCCAGGCCGGGCGGAAACTCACCATCGCTGAGCGCTTCGATTGCATCCTCGAATCCAGTCGCTCGGTCGCCCGCCCGATCCTCTTCGGCATGGGCATCATCGCCGTCGTCTTCCTGCCGATCCTCACCCTCGAAGGCACCGAAGGGAAAATGTTCCGCCCCATGGCCATGACCTTTATCCTCGCCCTGATCGGCGCGCTTGTCATCGCCATCGTCATCTCACCGGTCCTGGGCCATCTCTTCCTTCCCCGCAAATTCAAGGACAAGGAGGGCTGGTTTTCGCGCAAGCTCACCGGCGGCTACTCGGCGATCCTCGGCATGGTTCTGAAAATCCGTTGGATCGTCCTCGCCGTTGTCCTCGCGCTGCTCGTCGTCACTGGCTACGTCTCGACCCGTCTTGGCGGTGAGTTCATCCCGCGCCTCAGTGAAGGTGCCGTCGTGGCAAACACCATCCGCTTGGCCGGAACCTCCATCGATACCTCCACCGACTACAACACCCGTATCGAAAAACTGCTCAAGGAAAGCTTCCCCGATGAGATCCGCCACGTCTGGAGCCGCATCGGCACCGCCGAAATCGCCACCGATCCGATGGGCACCGAACTCACCGACATCTTCCTTTCCCTCACTCCCCGCGAGCAGTGGACCCGTGCCGAAACCCAGGACGAACTCGTTGCCAAGATGCAGAAAACCGTCTCAACCCTTCCCGGTGTGAACATCCTCTTCACCCAGCCCATCGAAATGCGGCTCAACGAAATGGAATCCGGCGTGCGCTCAGATGTGGGCATTCTGATTTACGGCGATAGCTTTGAAACACTTACCCGCCTAAGCGATGAAATCCAGAAAGTGCTCGTGGATATCGACGGACAAGCCGACGTTTCCACCGACCAGATCAGCGGCCAGCCCGGACTTCGGATCGAGCTGCAACCTGAAAAAATGGCTCGCCTTGGAATTTCAGCATCCGAAATTTTACCCTACATTGAGGCAATAGGAGTGCTTCGCGTCGGCGAAATCTACGAAGGTCAACGCCAATTTCCACTCGGCATTGTCCTGCCAGAAAAATATCGCACCAACATTGAATCTGTTAGAAACTTGGTCATTCCGACCGCCGACGGTATTCGGGTTCCTCTCTCCGAGGTCGCGGACATCGTCGAAGCACCCGGTGCTGCCACCATCAACCGCGAATGGGGTCGCCGCCTGATCCGGGTACAGAGTAATGTCGATGGCCGGGACGTGGTTTCGTTCGTCGAGGAAGCCAAACGCAAAATCGCTGAAGAGATCGATCTTCCTGAAGGATATGTCATCGAGTGGGGCGGCCAATTTGAAAACCTGGAACGCGCCCATACCCGGCTTTCCCTGGTCGTTCCACTAACCATGATCCTCGTCTTCGTGCTGCTCTATCTCAGTTTACGCAACCTCAAGGATGTCGCCCTGATTTATCTCGGGATTCCCTTCGCCCTTGTCGGCGGTGTCCTCTCCTTGTGGCTGCGTGACATCCCATTTAGCGTCAGTGCGGCCATCGGATTCATCGCGCTCTTCGGAATCGCCGTGCTCAATGGCCAGATCCTGATCGAGGCGATCCGCTCCAATCTACAGGACGCGTCCGATGCCGTCACCGCCGTAAAAGAAGCGGCTACCCAACGTCTGCGTCCCGTCTTGGCGACCGCCATCACCGATGCCATCGGCTTTCTTCCAATGGCCATCTCGACTGGTGTAGGTTCTGAAGTCCAGAAGCCTTTGGCCACCGTCGTTATCGGCGGAGTCATCACCTCCACCGCCCTCACTCTCGTTGTGCTGCCCATTCTTTATCTGATGGTGAACCGTAAACGGCAGAACGCATCAACTCTCGAAGCCACTCCAGCCCAATAG